The following proteins come from a genomic window of Anopheles ziemanni chromosome 3, idAnoZiCoDA_A2_x.2, whole genome shotgun sequence:
- the LOC131288750 gene encoding uncharacterized protein LOC131288750, protein MSVNPCKHGDREKDQNNNFVNASAHGGAGHDREGRARRAATRASAFAGDEHPQTRSVGSRSATSYGYGNGQQGAHGGQPAARAGGEGTGPMGGGGAGGGPGGPQVTAKVMWGNVSAIKELRDKEQSERQLGTRAAGRRQ, encoded by the coding sequence ATGTCGGTGAATCCGTGCAAGCACGGCGACCGGGAGAAGGACCAGAACAACAACTTTGTCAACGCGAGCGCCCACGGTGGGGCGGGCCACGATCGGGAGGGTCGGGCGCGCAGGGCCGCCACCCGTGCGTCCGCGTTCGCCGGCGACGAGCATCCGCAGACGCGTTCGGTCGGTTCCCGGTCGGCCACCAGCTACGGCTATGGGAACGGCCAGCAGGGGGCGCACGGGGGCCAACCGGCGGCACGGGCCGGCGGTGAGGGAACGGGCCCGATGGGTGGTGGCGGTGCGGGTGGTGGGCCGGGCGGGCCGCAGGTGACCGCCAAAGTGATGTGGGGCAATGTCAGTGCCATCAAGGAGCTGCGCGACAAGGAGCAGAGCGAGCGGCAGCTGGGTACTAGGGCCGCTGGAAGGCGGCAGTGA